Proteins encoded together in one Diceros bicornis minor isolate mBicDic1 chromosome 18, mDicBic1.mat.cur, whole genome shotgun sequence window:
- the FLOT2 gene encoding flotillin-2 isoform X3, protein MGNCHTVGPNEALVVSGGCCGSDYKQYVFGGWAWAWWCISDTQRISLEIMTLQPRCEDVETAEGVALTVTGVAQVKIMTEKELLAVACEQFLGKNVQDIKNVVLQTLEGHLRSILGTLTVEQIYQDRDQFAKLVREVAAPDVGRMGIEILSFTIKDVYDKVDYLSSLGKTQTAVVQRDADIGVAEAERDAGIREAECKKEMLDVKFMADTKIADSKRAFELQKSAFSEEVNIKTAEAQLAYELQGAREQQKIRQEEIEIEVVQRKKQIAVEAQEILRVDKELIATVRRPAEAEAHRIQQIAEGEKVKQVLLAQAEAEKIRKIGEAEAAVIEAMGKAEAERMKLKAEAYQKYGDAAKMALVLETLPQIAAKIAAPLTKVDEIVVLSGDNSKVTSEVNRLLAELPASVHALTGVDLSKLL, encoded by the exons ATGGGCAATTGCCACACCGTGGGGCCCAACGAGGCGCTGGTGGTTTCAG GGGGCTGTTGTGGTTCCGACTATAAACAGTACGTGTTTGgtggctgggcctgggcctggtggTGTATCTCCGACACTCAGAG GATTTCCCTAGAGATTATGACGTTACAGCCCCGCTGCGAGGACGTAGAGACGGCCGAGGGGGTAGCTTTAACTGTGACGGGTGTCGCCCAG GTGAAGATCATGACAGAGAAGGAGCTCCTGGCCGTGGCCTGTGAGCAGTTCCTAGGCAAGAACGTTCAGGACATCAAAAACGTCGTGCTGCAGACCCTGGAGGGGCACCTGCGCTCCATCCTCG GGACCCTGACAGTGGAGCAGATTTATCAGGACCGGGACCAGTTTGCCAAGCTGGTGCGGGAGGTGGCGGCCCCTGACGTCGGGCGCATGGGCATTGAGATCCTGAGCTTCACCATCAAG gaCGTGTATGACAAAGTGGACTATCTGAGCTCCCTGGGCAAGACACAGACTGCCGTGGTACAGAGAGATGCCGACATCGGAGTAGCCGAGGCTGAGCGAGATGCAGGCATCCGG GAAGCCGAGTGCAAGAAGGAGATGCTGGACGTGAAGTTTATGGCAGACACCAAGATAGCCGACTCTAAGCGAGCCTTCGAGCTGCAAAAGTCAGCCTTCAGTGAGGAGGTCAACATCAAG ACAGCCGAGGCCCAGCTGGCCTATGAGCTACAAGGAGCCCGTGAGCAGCAGAAGATCCGGCAGGAAGAAATTGAGATTGAAGTTGTGCAGCGTAAGAAGCAGATTGCAGTGGAGGCACAGGAGATCCTGCGTGTAGACAAGGAGCTCATTGCCACAGTGCGCCGCCCTGCTGAGGCTGAGGCGCACCGCATACAGCAGATCGCGGAGGGCGAAAA GGTGAAGCAGGTCCTCTTGGCACAGGCAGAGGCTGAGAAGATCCGCAAAATCggagaggcagaggcagcagTCATCGAGGCAATGGGCAAGGCAGAGGCCGAGCGGATGAAACTCAAGGCTGAGGCCTACCAGAAATATGGGGATGCTGCCAAGATGGCCTTGGTGCTGGAGACCCTGCCCCAG ATTGCTGCCAAAATTGCTGCCCCACTCACCAAAGTTGATGAGATTGTGGTCCTCAGCGGGGACAACAGCAAGGTGACATCAGAAGTGAACCGACTGCTGGCCGAGCTGCCTGCCTCTGTGCATGCCCTCACAGGAGTGGACCTATCTAAG ttattgtga
- the FLOT2 gene encoding flotillin-2 isoform X5: MTEKELLAVACEQFLGKNVQDIKNVVLQTLEGHLRSILGTLTVEQIYQDRDQFAKLVREVAAPDVGRMGIEILSFTIKDVYDKVDYLSSLGKTQTAVVQRDADIGVAEAERDAGIREAECKKEMLDVKFMADTKIADSKRAFELQKSAFSEEVNIKTAEAQLAYELQGAREQQKIRQEEIEIEVVQRKKQIAVEAQEILRVDKELIATVRRPAEAEAHRIQQIAEGEKVKQVLLAQAEAEKIRKIGEAEAAVIEAMGKAEAERMKLKAEAYQKYGDAAKMALVLETLPQIAAKIAAPLTKVDEIVVLSGDNSKVTSEVNRLLAELPASVHALTGVDLSKIPLIKKATGAQV, from the exons ATGACAGAGAAGGAGCTCCTGGCCGTGGCCTGTGAGCAGTTCCTAGGCAAGAACGTTCAGGACATCAAAAACGTCGTGCTGCAGACCCTGGAGGGGCACCTGCGCTCCATCCTCG GGACCCTGACAGTGGAGCAGATTTATCAGGACCGGGACCAGTTTGCCAAGCTGGTGCGGGAGGTGGCGGCCCCTGACGTCGGGCGCATGGGCATTGAGATCCTGAGCTTCACCATCAAG gaCGTGTATGACAAAGTGGACTATCTGAGCTCCCTGGGCAAGACACAGACTGCCGTGGTACAGAGAGATGCCGACATCGGAGTAGCCGAGGCTGAGCGAGATGCAGGCATCCGG GAAGCCGAGTGCAAGAAGGAGATGCTGGACGTGAAGTTTATGGCAGACACCAAGATAGCCGACTCTAAGCGAGCCTTCGAGCTGCAAAAGTCAGCCTTCAGTGAGGAGGTCAACATCAAG ACAGCCGAGGCCCAGCTGGCCTATGAGCTACAAGGAGCCCGTGAGCAGCAGAAGATCCGGCAGGAAGAAATTGAGATTGAAGTTGTGCAGCGTAAGAAGCAGATTGCAGTGGAGGCACAGGAGATCCTGCGTGTAGACAAGGAGCTCATTGCCACAGTGCGCCGCCCTGCTGAGGCTGAGGCGCACCGCATACAGCAGATCGCGGAGGGCGAAAA GGTGAAGCAGGTCCTCTTGGCACAGGCAGAGGCTGAGAAGATCCGCAAAATCggagaggcagaggcagcagTCATCGAGGCAATGGGCAAGGCAGAGGCCGAGCGGATGAAACTCAAGGCTGAGGCCTACCAGAAATATGGGGATGCTGCCAAGATGGCCTTGGTGCTGGAGACCCTGCCCCAG ATTGCTGCCAAAATTGCTGCCCCACTCACCAAAGTTGATGAGATTGTGGTCCTCAGCGGGGACAACAGCAAGGTGACATCAGAAGTGAACCGACTGCTGGCCGAGCTGCCTGCCTCTGTGCATGCCCTCACAGGAGTGGACCTATCTAAG ATACCCTTGATCAAGAAGGCCACCGGTGCACAGGTGTGA
- the FLOT2 gene encoding flotillin-2 isoform X1, whose product MGNCHTVGPNEALVVSGGCCGSDYKQYVFGGWAWAWWCISDTQRISLEIMTLQPRCEDVETAEGVALTVTGVAQVKIMTEKELLAVACEQFLGKNVQDIKNVVLQTLEGHLRSILGTLTVEQIYQDRDQFAKLVREVAAPDVGRMGIEILSFTIKDVYDKVDYLSSLGKTQTAVVQRDADIGVAEAERDAGIREAECKKEMLDVKFMADTKIADSKRAFELQKSAFSEEVNIKTAEAQLAYELQGAREQQKIRQEEIEIEVVQRKKQIAVEAQEILRVDKELIATVRRPAEAEAHRIQQIAEGEKVKQVLLAQAEAEKIRKIGEAEAAVIEAMGKAEAERMKLKAEAYQKYGDAAKMALVLETLPQIAAKIAAPLTKVDEIVVLSGDNSKVTSEVNRLLAELPASVHALTGVDLSKIPLIKKATGAQV is encoded by the exons ATGGGCAATTGCCACACCGTGGGGCCCAACGAGGCGCTGGTGGTTTCAG GGGGCTGTTGTGGTTCCGACTATAAACAGTACGTGTTTGgtggctgggcctgggcctggtggTGTATCTCCGACACTCAGAG GATTTCCCTAGAGATTATGACGTTACAGCCCCGCTGCGAGGACGTAGAGACGGCCGAGGGGGTAGCTTTAACTGTGACGGGTGTCGCCCAG GTGAAGATCATGACAGAGAAGGAGCTCCTGGCCGTGGCCTGTGAGCAGTTCCTAGGCAAGAACGTTCAGGACATCAAAAACGTCGTGCTGCAGACCCTGGAGGGGCACCTGCGCTCCATCCTCG GGACCCTGACAGTGGAGCAGATTTATCAGGACCGGGACCAGTTTGCCAAGCTGGTGCGGGAGGTGGCGGCCCCTGACGTCGGGCGCATGGGCATTGAGATCCTGAGCTTCACCATCAAG gaCGTGTATGACAAAGTGGACTATCTGAGCTCCCTGGGCAAGACACAGACTGCCGTGGTACAGAGAGATGCCGACATCGGAGTAGCCGAGGCTGAGCGAGATGCAGGCATCCGG GAAGCCGAGTGCAAGAAGGAGATGCTGGACGTGAAGTTTATGGCAGACACCAAGATAGCCGACTCTAAGCGAGCCTTCGAGCTGCAAAAGTCAGCCTTCAGTGAGGAGGTCAACATCAAG ACAGCCGAGGCCCAGCTGGCCTATGAGCTACAAGGAGCCCGTGAGCAGCAGAAGATCCGGCAGGAAGAAATTGAGATTGAAGTTGTGCAGCGTAAGAAGCAGATTGCAGTGGAGGCACAGGAGATCCTGCGTGTAGACAAGGAGCTCATTGCCACAGTGCGCCGCCCTGCTGAGGCTGAGGCGCACCGCATACAGCAGATCGCGGAGGGCGAAAA GGTGAAGCAGGTCCTCTTGGCACAGGCAGAGGCTGAGAAGATCCGCAAAATCggagaggcagaggcagcagTCATCGAGGCAATGGGCAAGGCAGAGGCCGAGCGGATGAAACTCAAGGCTGAGGCCTACCAGAAATATGGGGATGCTGCCAAGATGGCCTTGGTGCTGGAGACCCTGCCCCAG ATTGCTGCCAAAATTGCTGCCCCACTCACCAAAGTTGATGAGATTGTGGTCCTCAGCGGGGACAACAGCAAGGTGACATCAGAAGTGAACCGACTGCTGGCCGAGCTGCCTGCCTCTGTGCATGCCCTCACAGGAGTGGACCTATCTAAG ATACCCTTGATCAAGAAGGCCACCGGTGCACAGGTGTGA
- the FLOT2 gene encoding flotillin-2 isoform X4: MTLQPRCEDVETAEGVALTVTGVAQVKIMTEKELLAVACEQFLGKNVQDIKNVVLQTLEGHLRSILGTLTVEQIYQDRDQFAKLVREVAAPDVGRMGIEILSFTIKDVYDKVDYLSSLGKTQTAVVQRDADIGVAEAERDAGIREAECKKEMLDVKFMADTKIADSKRAFELQKSAFSEEVNIKTAEAQLAYELQGAREQQKIRQEEIEIEVVQRKKQIAVEAQEILRVDKELIATVRRPAEAEAHRIQQIAEGEKVKQVLLAQAEAEKIRKIGEAEAAVIEAMGKAEAERMKLKAEAYQKYGDAAKMALVLETLPQIAAKIAAPLTKVDEIVVLSGDNSKVTSEVNRLLAELPASVHALTGVDLSKIPLIKKATGAQV, encoded by the exons ATGACGTTACAGCCCCGCTGCGAGGACGTAGAGACGGCCGAGGGGGTAGCTTTAACTGTGACGGGTGTCGCCCAG GTGAAGATCATGACAGAGAAGGAGCTCCTGGCCGTGGCCTGTGAGCAGTTCCTAGGCAAGAACGTTCAGGACATCAAAAACGTCGTGCTGCAGACCCTGGAGGGGCACCTGCGCTCCATCCTCG GGACCCTGACAGTGGAGCAGATTTATCAGGACCGGGACCAGTTTGCCAAGCTGGTGCGGGAGGTGGCGGCCCCTGACGTCGGGCGCATGGGCATTGAGATCCTGAGCTTCACCATCAAG gaCGTGTATGACAAAGTGGACTATCTGAGCTCCCTGGGCAAGACACAGACTGCCGTGGTACAGAGAGATGCCGACATCGGAGTAGCCGAGGCTGAGCGAGATGCAGGCATCCGG GAAGCCGAGTGCAAGAAGGAGATGCTGGACGTGAAGTTTATGGCAGACACCAAGATAGCCGACTCTAAGCGAGCCTTCGAGCTGCAAAAGTCAGCCTTCAGTGAGGAGGTCAACATCAAG ACAGCCGAGGCCCAGCTGGCCTATGAGCTACAAGGAGCCCGTGAGCAGCAGAAGATCCGGCAGGAAGAAATTGAGATTGAAGTTGTGCAGCGTAAGAAGCAGATTGCAGTGGAGGCACAGGAGATCCTGCGTGTAGACAAGGAGCTCATTGCCACAGTGCGCCGCCCTGCTGAGGCTGAGGCGCACCGCATACAGCAGATCGCGGAGGGCGAAAA GGTGAAGCAGGTCCTCTTGGCACAGGCAGAGGCTGAGAAGATCCGCAAAATCggagaggcagaggcagcagTCATCGAGGCAATGGGCAAGGCAGAGGCCGAGCGGATGAAACTCAAGGCTGAGGCCTACCAGAAATATGGGGATGCTGCCAAGATGGCCTTGGTGCTGGAGACCCTGCCCCAG ATTGCTGCCAAAATTGCTGCCCCACTCACCAAAGTTGATGAGATTGTGGTCCTCAGCGGGGACAACAGCAAGGTGACATCAGAAGTGAACCGACTGCTGGCCGAGCTGCCTGCCTCTGTGCATGCCCTCACAGGAGTGGACCTATCTAAG ATACCCTTGATCAAGAAGGCCACCGGTGCACAGGTGTGA
- the FLOT2 gene encoding flotillin-2 isoform X2, producing the protein MGNCHTVGPNEALVVSGGCCGSDYKQYVFGGWAWAWWCISDTQRLSLEVMTILCRCENIETSEGVPLFVTGVAQVKIMTEKELLAVACEQFLGKNVQDIKNVVLQTLEGHLRSILGTLTVEQIYQDRDQFAKLVREVAAPDVGRMGIEILSFTIKDVYDKVDYLSSLGKTQTAVVQRDADIGVAEAERDAGIREAECKKEMLDVKFMADTKIADSKRAFELQKSAFSEEVNIKTAEAQLAYELQGAREQQKIRQEEIEIEVVQRKKQIAVEAQEILRVDKELIATVRRPAEAEAHRIQQIAEGEKVKQVLLAQAEAEKIRKIGEAEAAVIEAMGKAEAERMKLKAEAYQKYGDAAKMALVLETLPQIAAKIAAPLTKVDEIVVLSGDNSKVTSEVNRLLAELPASVHALTGVDLSKIPLIKKATGAQV; encoded by the exons ATGGGCAATTGCCACACCGTGGGGCCCAACGAGGCGCTGGTGGTTTCAG GGGGCTGTTGTGGTTCCGACTATAAACAGTACGTGTTTGgtggctgggcctgggcctggtggTGTATCTCCGACACTCAGAG ACTGTCTCTGGAGGTTATGACCATCCTGTGTCGCTGTGAGAATATTGAGACGTCGGAGGGGGTCCCGCTATTCGTAACAGGGGTTGCACAG GTGAAGATCATGACAGAGAAGGAGCTCCTGGCCGTGGCCTGTGAGCAGTTCCTAGGCAAGAACGTTCAGGACATCAAAAACGTCGTGCTGCAGACCCTGGAGGGGCACCTGCGCTCCATCCTCG GGACCCTGACAGTGGAGCAGATTTATCAGGACCGGGACCAGTTTGCCAAGCTGGTGCGGGAGGTGGCGGCCCCTGACGTCGGGCGCATGGGCATTGAGATCCTGAGCTTCACCATCAAG gaCGTGTATGACAAAGTGGACTATCTGAGCTCCCTGGGCAAGACACAGACTGCCGTGGTACAGAGAGATGCCGACATCGGAGTAGCCGAGGCTGAGCGAGATGCAGGCATCCGG GAAGCCGAGTGCAAGAAGGAGATGCTGGACGTGAAGTTTATGGCAGACACCAAGATAGCCGACTCTAAGCGAGCCTTCGAGCTGCAAAAGTCAGCCTTCAGTGAGGAGGTCAACATCAAG ACAGCCGAGGCCCAGCTGGCCTATGAGCTACAAGGAGCCCGTGAGCAGCAGAAGATCCGGCAGGAAGAAATTGAGATTGAAGTTGTGCAGCGTAAGAAGCAGATTGCAGTGGAGGCACAGGAGATCCTGCGTGTAGACAAGGAGCTCATTGCCACAGTGCGCCGCCCTGCTGAGGCTGAGGCGCACCGCATACAGCAGATCGCGGAGGGCGAAAA GGTGAAGCAGGTCCTCTTGGCACAGGCAGAGGCTGAGAAGATCCGCAAAATCggagaggcagaggcagcagTCATCGAGGCAATGGGCAAGGCAGAGGCCGAGCGGATGAAACTCAAGGCTGAGGCCTACCAGAAATATGGGGATGCTGCCAAGATGGCCTTGGTGCTGGAGACCCTGCCCCAG ATTGCTGCCAAAATTGCTGCCCCACTCACCAAAGTTGATGAGATTGTGGTCCTCAGCGGGGACAACAGCAAGGTGACATCAGAAGTGAACCGACTGCTGGCCGAGCTGCCTGCCTCTGTGCATGCCCTCACAGGAGTGGACCTATCTAAG ATACCCTTGATCAAGAAGGCCACCGGTGCACAGGTGTGA